One stretch of Psilocybe cubensis strain MGC-MH-2018 chromosome 6, whole genome shotgun sequence DNA includes these proteins:
- a CDS encoding Casein kinase 1-like protein 9, whose amino-acid sequence MPVVESNASNSEDYSSEGSETGSEGSIDAPPPPIPKIVANWWLNENLGSGYSGSIFKATHLHTHQVVALKVQYVNHECPTNRYERHLYPLLQGGVGMPKLYAAGVQGAWDYLAIDLLGPSLDSLYRKSGRDTMDLRTVCSIAIQLIKRLQFMHHRGVLHRDIQLGNCVIGLPPNDKIIYMIDFGFSKRFIDPYTGRHIPDMPSRRDDLEAAALMFIHLLTPRGLSWTRNGVPKTTDAHNRLKAEKRKATPEHLCRGLPSEFEEFLSYTRRLAFKETPDYDLWANKFRELAIDEGFKNPEDFIWPPPPMPAASAKTINTPLRMRTPAIPRDEMADILNNLTNLNLGAQPILGDRTNIQEALRRAKEDAQFDSTTELEKQRTQSKDTIVISSDSESGPAPIRYQAPKALRLNQLARRGLNATDNAALSKLVKEFVDVLQMNSSRTLTREAFTFLDVLYKQLDDPSVFVTPQRHQSFNEQVPEKEPAHVKLGVVARLRREVMLVQSNKALAALVADFAKVTNKSTGRTVTKDGFAFLEGLSERLKALQ is encoded by the exons ATGCCAGTGGTCGAATCTAATGCTTCCAACTCGGAGGACTACTCTTCAGAAGGCTCTGAGACTGGATCAGAAGGGAGCATAGACGCCCCGCCTCCACCGATTCCCAAAATTGTTGCTAATTGGTGGCTAAATGAAAATTTGGGATCAGGGTACTCAG GATCCATTTTTAAGGCCACTCATCTGCACACACATCAGGTTGTCGCTCTAAAAGTGCAATACGTAAACCATGAATGTCCGACCAATCGTTATGAACGCCATCTATACCCGTTACTTCAGGGTGGTGTGGGCATGCCTAAACTCTATGCAGCCGGTGTGCAAGGCGCATGGGACTATCTGGCTATTGATCTTTTGGGACCCAGTCTCGATAGCCTCTATCGCAAAAGCGGTAGAGATACTATGGATCTGCGCACTGTCTGCTCAATTGCCATCCAGCTG ATTAAACGACTGCAATTTATGCACCATCGCGGAGTCTTGCACCGAGATATCCAGCTGGGCAACTGTGTCATTGGTCTCCCGCCGAACGACAAGATCATTTACATGATCGATTTCGGATTCTCCAAGCGCTTTATTGACCCATACACAGGACGACATATCCCTGATA TGCCTTCACGGAGAGATGACTTGGAAGCTGCTGCGTTGATGTTCATCCACCTTTTGACACCACGAGGGCTCAGCTGGACAAGGAATGGCGTACCAAAGACAACTGATGCACATAATCGCCTCAAAGCTGAGAAGCGAAAGGCCACGCCCGAACATCTTTGCAGAGGCCTTCCTTCAGAATTCGAAGAATTTTTATCGTACACACGGAGACTGGCCTTCAAAGAAACACCGGACTATGATCTATGGGCGAACAAGTTTAGAGAACTAGCGATTGATGAAGGTTTCAAGAACCCGGAAGACTTTATATGGCCACCGCCGCCCATGCCCGCT GCCTCTGCGAAGACGATCAACACGCCCCTTAGGATGAGGACACCTGCGATTCCTCGGGATGAGATGGCCGACATCCTCAACAACCTTACAAATCTCAATCTGGGGGCACAGCCCATATTAGGTGACCGGACGAACATCCAGGAGGCCCTTCGAAGAGCGAAAGAGGATGCTCAATTTGACTCGACAACAGAGTTAGAGAAACAAAGGACGCAGTCAAAAGATACGATTGTGATCAGCAGTGATTCGGAAAGCGGGCCTGCGCCTATACGCTACCAGGCGCCCAAGGCGCTTCGACTCAACCAACTAGCAAGGCGGGGGTTGAATGCGACCGACAATGCAGCGCTGTCGAAGCTGGTGAAGGAGTTTGTGGATGTACTGCAGATGAATAGCTCGAGGACATTGACAAGGGAGGCATTTACATTTTTGGATGTGTTGTATAAACAGCTGGACGATCCTTCAGTATTTGTGACGCCGCAAAG ACACCAGTCGTTCAATGAGCAGGTGCCCGAGAAGGAGCCAGCCCATGTTAAATTGGGAGTTGTTGCGCGACTAAGGCGGGAAGTGATGTTGGTTCAAAGCAACAAAGCGCTGGCCGCTCTCGTTGCTGATTTTGCCAAAGTTACGAACAAGAGCACTGGCCGGACAGTAACCAAG GACGGATTCGCATTTCTTGAAGGTTTGTCGGAGCGATTGAAAGCGCTTCAATGA